A region of Vitis riparia cultivar Riparia Gloire de Montpellier isolate 1030 chromosome 12, EGFV_Vit.rip_1.0, whole genome shotgun sequence DNA encodes the following proteins:
- the LOC117927227 gene encoding uncharacterized protein LOC117927227, producing the protein MPSTENQGSASPFVSFGRSILSIRREQIHSMEANHDPNTQESEIELFLQLISKRFHDLSVVSADELLSLAWMWKLLDAFICCHEEFRVILLNNKVQVCKPPLDRLVAEFFDRCLKALDICNATRDGIEKIRQWEKQLEIVLSAMDSRQRTMGEGQFRRARKALMDLAIAMLDEKETGSIFSHRNRSFGRHQSSKDQRHHLPGHSRSLSWSVSRSWSAAKQLQSIANNLVPPRGNDISATNGLAVPVFAMSYVLMFVLWALVAAIPCQDRGLQIHCSVPRHFSWGAPFILLQERITEESKKRERRNSSGLLKEINQMERCASHMTDLVDSVHFPLTDELKTEAGQQVQEVTLVCEALKNGLDPLERQVREVFRKIMNGRTEGLEFLGSVNKPE; encoded by the coding sequence ATGCCATCAACAGAGAATCAGGGATCTGCCTCACCTTTTGTGTCATTTGGTCGCTCAATTTTGAGTATTAGGCGTGAACAGATTCATTCCATGGAAGCAAATCATGACCCTAATACTCAGGAGTCAGAGATTGAATTGTTTCTGCAACTGATTTCTAAACGATTTCATGATCTCTCAGTTGTTAGTGCTGATGAATTGCTGTCTCTTGCTTGGATGTGGAAACTGTTGGATGCATTCATTTGTTGCCATGAGGAATTCAGGGTTATCTTGTTGAACAACAAAGTTCAGGTCTGCAAACCACCTTTGGACCGTCTGGTTGCTGAGTTCTTTGACCGATGTCTGAAGGCTCTTGATATTTGTAATGCAACTCGTGATGGAATTGAGAAGATTCGGCAATGGGAAAAGCAGTTGGAAATTGTTTTGTCTGCCATGGATTCTCGCCAGAGGACGATGGGTGAAGGGCAGTTCCGTCGAGCAAGAAAAGCTTTGATGGACTTGGCCATAGCAATGCTGGATGAGAAGGAAACTGGGTCTATTTTCTCACACCGTAACCGGTCATTTGGGCGTCATCAGTCAAGCAAGGATCAGCGACATCACCTGCCTGGGCATTCTCGATCTCTCTCATGGAGTGTATCTCGCTCTTGGTCTGCAGCTAAGCAGCTCCAATCAATTGCAAACAACTTGGTCCCACCTCGTGGAAATGATATCTCTGCTACTAATGGGCTTGCAGTCCCTGTTTTTGCCATGAGCTATGTGCTCATGTTTGTACTGTGGGCTCTGGTTGCTGCCATTCCTTGTCAGGACAGGGGCCTCCAGATTCATTGTTCAGTCCCCCGGCATTTCTCATGGGGTGCTCCATTTATCTTGCTTCAAGAAAGGATTACGGAGGAATCAAAGAAGCGGGAGCGGCGGAATTCTAGCGGATTGTTGAAGGAGATCAATCAGATGGAAAGGTGTGCATCTCACATGACAGACTTAGTGGATTCAGTTCACTTTCCTCTGACGGATGAACTTAAGACAGAAGCAGGACAGCAAGTGCAGGAGGTAACACTGGTTTGCGAAGCATTGAAGAATGGACTGGATCCATTGGAGCGCCAAGTGAGAGAAGTATTCCGTAAGATCATGAATGGCCGAACAGAGGGTCTTGAATTCTTGGGCAGTGTGAACAAGCCTGAGTAA